Proteins encoded within one genomic window of Streptomyces sp. NBC_01314:
- a CDS encoding MMPL family transporter: MGTALGDAVLQHLLGELSELWKYEDDATDAMASVASSERIVAVLDPHERVLLPVVLIGVVFGLAMDYEVFLVSRMREEYVHSAEPTQAVVEGFRHSGRVVTAAAVIMLSVFSGFLLDDEALIKSIGLGLATAVFIDAFVVRMTIVPAVMALLGHRSWALPKWLDRILPDVDVEGEKLRHALEAEQTDSAPEPVFAGVAAGVHAGSDDHGAPAPSPASRLLAPRTLRRLPSRPP; this comes from the coding sequence GTGGGCACCGCCCTGGGCGACGCGGTGCTGCAACACCTGCTCGGTGAGCTTTCCGAGTTGTGGAAGTACGAGGACGACGCCACGGACGCGATGGCGTCCGTGGCGTCGTCCGAACGTATCGTCGCCGTTCTGGATCCCCACGAGCGCGTCCTGCTGCCCGTCGTGCTGATCGGCGTGGTGTTCGGACTCGCCATGGACTACGAGGTCTTCCTCGTCTCCCGGATGCGGGAGGAGTACGTCCACAGCGCCGAACCCACACAGGCCGTCGTGGAGGGATTCCGGCACAGCGGCCGAGTGGTCACCGCCGCCGCAGTCATCATGCTCTCCGTCTTCTCCGGATTCCTCCTCGACGACGAAGCGCTGATCAAGTCCATCGGCCTGGGGCTCGCCACCGCCGTGTTCATCGACGCCTTCGTCGTCCGCATGACCATCGTCCCCGCGGTGATGGCCCTGCTCGGCCACCGCTCCTGGGCTCTGCCGAAGTGGCTGGACCGCATCCTGCCCGACGTGGACGTCGAGGGCGAGAAACTGCGCCACGCGCTCGAAGCCGAGCAGACGGACTCCGCACCTGAACCCGTGTTCGCCGGTGTCGCCGCGGGGGTCCACGCGGGCTCGGACGACCACGGCGCCCCCGCGCCTTCACCGGCGTCCAGGCTTCTGGCGCCCCGGACGCTCCGGCGCCTGCCCAGCCGGCCCCCGTGA